The Candidatus Gracilibacteria bacterium genomic interval ATGGTTTCCAATCTAAAAACAAACTAAGTCCGAATTTTATAAATGATTATAAATGGATACGGTTTCTTAAATTTCATCATAGGAAAATTTTTAGGTTCAAAATACTCTAGCAAATAATTCCCATCCGAATCAAGGAATAAATTTTGTTCACTAATTTTAACTTTCCCCAAAAAAACGCCATTAGTATCATATACTTGAAAAAAGCGAACAGAACCATGTGGATTATTACGGTCAATTTTCAAATACTCTTGTAGTAATAACCGTTTGTTTGATACAATAAAAATATTTTGAGGAATTGTTGATTCCAAGTAAGCATCTGTAATTACTTCATATTTTGTTGCTTTAATTTTTTTTAATTTTTCATAGTTTTCAGGGCATTCACCAATATCAGACTCTTTCCCTTTTGAAATCTTATGAATAGTACATTTATAACAGTTCACTTCGTAAATAGTCATGTTTTTTTTATCACTTACTAATCCACCATCTAAAAAACCCCTCATATAATAAGAACGGTAATTCGGATCAGCACGATGAAAGGAACTGATAAATCCAGAACTATCATACACTGAAATATAATATCCGTTGGCATCAAGAGGGGCATGGTGTAAATAAAACTTGCTATTTAAAGCACAAATATGTCTAACCGTTTGATTATTCTTTATAACCTTTTGTTGGTAAATTAATTCCCCAAATTTGTCAAACTTTGTTACTTGGCTCAAAAGGTGGTCATAAACATATATATTGTCATTTTCATCAATATCAAAAGAAATGATACTTCTGAATTCCCCTGGTCCCGAACCATCAGCCCCAAAATGATTTAGCACTTTCCCGTTTCTATCAAACTTATAAATAGTTTTTAAATATGGATTAGCCAAAACAAAACCACCTGACGAGAATTTAATCAATGGAGAACTATCCAAAGAGTCACTGGAAATATGTAAAAAAATTGTATCAATTTTTTCAAAGAGATCTAAAGTTGTTTCGCTTTTCTCTACAAGTTTTTTTATTTGTTTCTGAAAATCATTTAAGGGCGCTTCCTTTTTATGTACACAAGATGTAAAGATGATAAATAACAAAATATAATTTTTATTGATAATATATCTTAACATTTTTTCCTCATTAATTATTCAAAGGGTCGAAAAATTTCGACCCTTAAATCAAACAACTTATCAACAGCCTCCACTTTGCCAAGTTAATCTCATAGAATATAAACTGCATTGATGTGAAGTGCCACCAAAATCGCAAACTTCTTTCAAATAATAGACAGTTTTAACTGAATATTCAACCCAAACACCATCAGTACCAATGTGACTTATTTGGCAATAAACTTGCCTTGTTGTAGTTCCATAATTATAGAATTGCGTGTTTTTACTCCCACCACCACCTCCGCCGCCGTCGCCAGTAGTATCTGGATCTTGTTGGGGCAATGCTAAAGCAGTTCCCTCAAATATTAGACCAACATTAAAAATTACAAGAAATAAAAACAACGAAAACCTAAACCAACTTAATGGTTTTTTTGTTTTTGAATTTTCTTTCTGAAGCATGACTTTCTCCTTTTTTTATATGATTTATTTATTTATTAATGCCTCTGCAGTGACATTAAAACTTTTTATGGACAGTACAGCAATAATAAAAAACATGGAGTTTCTTAATACCATAAATATACTAAACTCACTTTCTACTATATCTCCGAAGCACCCGCAATCATTATTCAGCCCAATTATAGTACCGTAAATACTAAAAGCAAAGAAACAAAAAAAGAGTATGGTTGCGGCAAATAAGGTTTTCTTTGTTTGTTTATTAAAAATCAACATTAGTCCAAGAACAATTTCAATAACAGGTAAAATTGTTGCTGCAAGAATCAATAAGTTTTCATTCACTTTAAATACCGCCTTCATTGTTTCCATCATCGGTATTGGATCAACAATTTTAGTAACTCCAGAGAATAGAAGAACAACAGCTATAAAGTAATAAAGACTTCTCCATATCAGTTCAAAACCCTTCGGGATCGTTCTTATCATTTTTATATTTGTTACTATCATTGCAAACATTGTCGAAACATCTAAAATTCTTTATGCAAAATAAGTTAAAAAAGAAGACTGCGCATGCGTACTTCCTACCCATTTTTCTAGGTAGTTGGTACCCATTTTTGTATAGGTACTACCTACCTATATGCTATTTTATTCTGTTTTGGTTGTTTTGTAAAAAATTCTTTATTGCCCAATAATCTGAGAAGCCAAGTTTCTCTTTTATTGTTAGACGATGGTTTGACACAGTTTTATAGGATATAAATAGCTTTTCAGCAATGTCCTTGCTTTTTAAACCTTCTCTAATTAATAAAACAATCTCAATTTCCCGCTTAGTTAAATTAGCCAACAATTCAGGCGCTAATTCCCTGCTTAGACCTATTTCAGTATTTTCATGGTTTTCATCACCCTCAATCTCCTCTTCTTTTTTATTAAAAGAGAATTTTATCTTTCTCTCCGATCCAAAGAAACAGAGGTAACTTTTTTAACTCCGGTTACCGTTGCAACTGCGGATTCGAGCGGTTCTGTAATCTGTTTTTCTACTTCTTCCGGGGAAGCGTTGGGATAAGTTGTTTGAACCATTAAGTGAGGAATGTTAATATTAGGAAGAAGGTCTATTCCAATATTGAAAAAGGAAAAAATGCCCAGTAATGTAATGGAAATGAAAATAACTGTAACTGTTATTGGACGGCGGATACTGGTTGAACTTATTGACACGCGTATAAATCTATAATGAGTAAAATTCTTTGGTTGTAAATTAGTACGTTTTTATATGTTTTTCGAATTAATAATGACTTCCCAAAAAATATTTTACTCATTTGAATTCTGTTATTCATTTTCAACCAATCTTATCGCTTTTCGAATAAACTTATCAAATTTATCTTTTGTCTCAGATGTAAAATATTCTGCATAAATAACCCTCTGCTTATTATCTATTAGAAAAATGAAATTTGTAGGAAGATTATTCAAAGAAAGGTCTTTTCTAATCTGACGGTTTATATCGATGAAATATGAATTTTCTAACCGATTTTTTTTAAGATAAACAAAGGTACTCCGGTCATTTTTATCTCCAATTATTATTAGTTGGTTAGAGAGTCCATTAGGGAAATTATAGGAATTTCCTGACCAATATGTTCCAACAAATTCCAAACACGGGTCACATACTATACCATTTTGAAAAATAATAATGCAATAATTATTGTCTTCAAAAAACTTCCCAAAAGTTTTGCTACCTTTAATATTTTGCAAAACTAAATTTTTTATTTTTAATCCTTCTGCATTTGAGAGCACCGCACTTAGAGAAGAATTCATGTAATTTGTCTTATGTAATCTATCCGTAGCGTTTTTATTATGTTCTATAACTGACTGCATTTTAACATTTTGCCAAATGCTAAAAATAATAACAATTAATAAAACAGAAGCCAAATGTTTAACGGAGAAGATGACTTTTAAATTCATAGTTGACAATAGCGATTGAGTTTTCATTGTTTT includes:
- a CDS encoding 6-bladed beta-propeller, with amino-acid sequence MLFIIFTSCVHKKEAPLNDFQKQIKKLVEKSETTLDLFEKIDTIFLHISSDSLDSSPLIKFSSGGFVLANPYLKTIYKFDRNGKVLNHFGADGSGPGEFRSIISFDIDENDNIYVYDHLLSQVTKFDKFGELIYQQKVIKNNQTVRHICALNSKFYLHHAPLDANGYYISVYDSSGFISSFHRADPNYRSYYMRGFLDGGLVSDKKNMTIYEVNCYKCTIHKISKGKESDIGECPENYEKLKKIKATKYEVITDAYLESTIPQNIFIVSNKRLLLQEYLKIDRNNPHGSVRFFQVYDTNGVFLGKVKISEQNLFLDSDGNYLLEYFEPKNFPMMKFKKPYPFIIIYKIRT
- a CDS encoding DoxX family membrane protein produces the protein MFAMIVTNIKMIRTIPKGFELIWRSLYYFIAVVLLFSGVTKIVDPIPMMETMKAVFKVNENLLILAATILPVIEIVLGLMLIFNKQTKKTLFAATILFFCFFAFSIYGTIIGLNNDCGCFGDIVESEFSIFMVLRNSMFFIIAVLSIKSFNVTAEALINK
- a CDS encoding response regulator transcription factor; the encoded protein is MLANLTKREIEIVLLIREGLKSKDIAEKLFISYKTVSNHRLTIKEKLGFSDYWAIKNFLQNNQNRIK
- a CDS encoding efflux RND transporter permease subunit, translated to MSISSTSIRRPITVTVIFISITLLGIFSFFNIGIDLLPNINIPHLMVQTTYPNASPEEVEKQITEPLESAVATVTGVKKVTSVSLDRRER